The Pseudorasbora parva isolate DD20220531a chromosome 25, ASM2467924v1, whole genome shotgun sequence genome segment tgatccacaattaaatctgaggctgaaataaattgaacacgagaaacggcaacatcaggacgtccatctctgtggtatgtactgtatttaggggcctctgtgtgtctttactcgcagtttatgaggacatgattcggtttatggactattgtatgtgactaagttagaccttagaagtagcaagcaaaacggttttgcacctcagagtcagactagtgtaaagttatacagaacaacaatggagtaaccgttagcgcatttgaatgacgaagcacgcgatcgtgtcgtttactgatgtttactcacgcgacgatagccaatagcagagacatttgaaacagatttactcaccggctgcttccaaagcaggaccgaacctttatcgctgggaccgctctgtcaaaaacacacttctttggtatgatttggtaaagtcctgtgacagcagtggcgtggaaatccactttgagacgcgactgaagcgatgccttgaagcttcccgtcatttctgcgttcaaatcggttacGAATCGGTAACaccataagtgttcacggacgactggatctgcagctgagagactgttttcggcgtgcatttcctctctctcgatctagtcacgcgcgcgcgcaccctgccgggagaagagcccgtacggcccatacaaggaccttccgtttctattaacgtcaagtagacccatactcgaaaaaaactctccgaaacttgtgagaaaccggaaggagtatttttgacacaaaaatactctatcaaacgtccaacattagtttttgaaattttgtctatgtttaggatgggaatccaagtctttaacagtgtaaaaagctcagtatgcatgatacagcatttcaccccccccctttaaatggtTTTGTGGATGTTAAATGtggaactgaataaaaaaaggcTTAATTTTTAAGAGAGCAGAAGATATTTGTCACCTGCAGCTGAATGGTGGCCGAGATGATCATGCTCTTCCTCAGATCCCCGACGCGGAACATAAACGTTGGTCTGCCGTTCCGCGGGGCAATGACTGCGTTCCGCGAGAAGATGAGGGTTTCTGCTCGCCGGTTAGCTTGAGCCGTCTTCATGAACACGCAGCCCAGCATGATGGCGTTGATGATCAGACCCAGAATGTTCTGGATGATGAGGACTACGATGGCCAGCGGACATTCCTCCGTCACCATTCGTCCTCCGAAACCAATAGTGACCTGATATTACGGACACATGTTTTCATTATCTTAACTTTTAACTTCACACTAGGTGCACTAAGCTCAGCTGATACGAGATACGGTCGTCATTTACCTGAACCTCAATGGAGAACAGAAAAGCAGATGTGAAGGAGTGAATGGAAGTGACACACGGCACAGGTCCGGGCTCGTTGGGATCTCGAGGCTCCAGATCACCGTGAGCGAATGCCAAGAGCCACCAAACCATGGCAAAGAGCATCCAGGAGCAGAGGAATGCCGAAGTGAAGATGAGGAGGGAATGCTGCCATTTCAGATCCACCATTGTGGTGAAAACATCTTGGAGAAACCGGCCCTAAGAGGCAATACAAGTCATCATGGCATCTGTTGTCTAATAAAATGTTACACAACGATATATTTGAGTTGATCTGTGCATCGCACCTGTTCTCGTATATTCTTGTGGGCAACATTACACGAGCCACTCTTGGTGATGAAACGCGCCCTCTGTGACTTTGGTCGGATGCGACTGGGTTGTGTGGCATCCTCAGCGAGTCGTGTCAACAGGAACCCATCAGGCATAAGGCCTTTGCGGGCCAACATTATGACAATCTGTGGCTGATTGGTGCTCCACACTACAAAAAGAAcagatatataaatatatctgAAGAAACAGATATATAAATTCAATTTGAATATACATTGGCATGAAGAGTTTGACtatttaacacatttaaaaaaaaaaaaatacaaatacatttttatgatgcaatttaaacttttttcacCTACACCGAAAAAATATGAAGGCCTATTTTtaaggtgtgtatgtgtgtgtggagagagatTACATGAATTACAGTCGGGTTCAAACATCTGAGACCACTAGTGAAAATCCTTGTTTTGCATTATTTAATGATTCAATATGAAAAATTTAActacaaattatatatttttcaaatacatatttaaatcattatattctaatatatataaatttaaccGAAACCTTtgcatgatttaaaaaaaaaggtttgtgcTTGGAATAATTGCAAttcaatttaatatttaatatgcaTATTTCAATGCATATTAAAGCCACGTAGGGCGTTGTATTCTACATGTATAAAGATCGTACAGGATTTAGACAACAGTGGTGTTTGTGATCATTCAACACAAACACTGAAATATCCCAAATCACCCTTCTGTTAAAACATCAACAATATAAcagttaattatatttttaaaaatctcaaTTTTCCCCGCTTTATGTTGTGTATCTTGAAATATATTCTTCGATAGATATTTCATTATTATAGTCTAATTCATTGCATCTTCATTACAAAAACGCACACACGCAGATAGACATACAAATATTATCGCATTTAATTATGTAACTTAATCCTTGTTTTTGCATTTTGAAATTCGTCGTTATGATAGAATAATTAATCGTTATGCATTATAACATAATATGCTTACCAGCACAGCAGTGACACGCGCTGTTTATTTCATATCGATgtcgtttaaaaaaatattaaccgaacaaaatgtttaaacagCAAACACAAGCAGATGGCTGGCTACGAAGCTTATGCAATCAGACAGAGAGTCCTTatgataaaaaaatgaatgactgGCGGACAAACATATCCCACAATCCTCTCGCGGCTGCTGCGCTACAGTGTACGCTGCGCTGCTCAGCGGGTCGCTTTGTGATGATAACTGCGCTTTTTTACAGTTGTCAACAATTTTACAGAACTCATATGTGTTGGTATTTGTTTTAAACGTCATTTAAGGTTAAAAAGATCAGGTTTTGTTGGTGTCTGGTGTGTTTTAAGGTGTTTTTCTGGGTTGTTAGCTGATTAGCTCTTTAAAAATGGCTGATTCGTGGAATCGAGGTAAGTGACACGTAGCAGTTTTCTTTTAATATACAGCTATTTTTTTCATGTCGACTATTTTATTAGTATATCCACAAACTATTTTAATGTTATGAGGTTATTGTTGATGTTTCCAGTATAGGTCAACTTGAATCTGAACGTGTTCTGATATGAAGTCATATTGGTGTAACTTGACAAAATTACTTAATAACAGTGGATTTTGTGTAATTGACAGGACATGGCGCTGTGGATGACATGCTGGACGCTGAAAACAAGCTGATGGCAGAAAATCTGGCCAGTAAAGTCTCTAGACTCAAGTCTGTAAGTCAGATATAAACACTGTAGACTAGTGTGATTTTTAATATAAGTGGTCATGTTGTGGCATTTAAATGTCTTTGGTCTTATCCACAGCTGGCATACGACATTGACAAAGAGGCTGAGGAACAGAATGCCTACTTGGATGGCATGGTGTGTGTATCAAATTGTTGATgttgtatttgcagtgtttgcaCATGGGTGTAACTCATCATGTGTTTCACATCCTTGCTTACTCAGGACTCCAATTTTCTCAGTGCAACTGGCCTGCTGACTGGAAGCGTGAAGAGGTTTTCCACAATGGTACGATCCGGCCGGGACAACCGAAAGATCCTGTGTTACGTGTCCATCGGCCTGGTTGCGATCTTCTTCCTCCTGTACTATCTAGTAACACGGATCCAAAACTAACGTGTCATTTGCTAATGCTTAACTAAGTTTCTCAGTTTTATGAGAATTTTTGGGGATTCTCTGTTTGATCCTATTATGAGATTTCAGTGATGTGTACACCGGATGTCTTtccattaaaattaataaagaaagacTCCAGTTTGAGGAGGATTTATCACATTTAACTCTAATCAAACCCTTTGTTTACACTCTCAAAAGTGGTCTCTTcagtgtatattttttattcttgttCGAAAGAACCATGCCACGGAccaatatttgtttaatttcaaattaattaaaaacatttcttttaaaattccatgatttatatttttatcaTTGTAGAATATGTAAGAAAATGGAACTAACATTTGTGTTCTAAAAttatgtaaatgaaaataaattttaatGCGACTGCTTCCATTGTGTTTTTCTTGTGCTTTTTTATTCAGGTTCGAGAAGTTCTTATGTGATACATGTTTAAAACTATTTGACATATCTGTCCCTCAAAATCATGAAATCAAACATCAAAATGTATGcaaattaaatcaatattaaaaTCTGAAAATGTTTGATTAGGTTGGACATGCTGGTGGGGAAAATGCTTTCTAACTCGCTCCTCCAAAATACCCCAAAGTGGctcaataatataaataatatgggAGATGTTCATCTTCACTTTCATGTTCATCAACGCATTCTGTAAACAATCTTGCTGTGTGTATTGGTGCATTAACATGTTTATACGCGGCACCCCCTTCGGGGTACAATGTTTGAACCATCAGGTGCACATAGTCCTCTAAAATAGACCTTGGCAGTGACGTGCCCATCAAGCACAGTGCCCTTATATTTGGGGCTTCTCCACATTGTAACTCCCACAGATTTGGGAAATTCAGTGAAGGGGGCTCATCAGAGCAATACATGTTTCATTTAGgttttatattttttgcacacaaaccCAGACATCCCTTTTGCATCTCAGTCCTGCTGGATATGGTTCGTCCTGTGGTGGTATGCGAACACTACCCTGGATACCATAGCTTGATACACCACAAAGACTCGCTGTCCGGTTCACAGATGGGCCAACGAGACGAGCACCAACTATTTTTCCTCTTTTAAACTATGATATGTGTCTAATTATGTTCTGTGGATtgcaataatttattatttaattagctATTGCTCTGCTAATTCAAGCTTCACACTCTACTCTTACTGAGGAAGTGTAAAATTGTGAAAATTGTCCACCAGGCCACCATATATAGGTGTGAAACATTATATTGGCCAGTGTTTTATTGTCCAACCCCTGTATATGTAACACATTTTCCAGTTCTAGCTAAAAGAGATTTTTTAACCTTATAAAATATACTGTTCTTATattaaatacatacattttcaagGCCTTGAAAACAGGAATGGGACATcctcaaactgttcccacaaagttgggagcatgaaattgtccaaaatgtcttggtatgctgaagcattaagagttcctttcaatgGAGGAACTAAGGGGCTGAGACCAACCCCTGAAAACAagcccacaccataatccccctccaccaaactttactctTGGCACAATGTCCTGtactcctggcaaccgccaaacccagactcgtccatcggcTCGCCcaagagaagcgtgattcgtcactccagagagcacgtctctgctctagagtccagtttTATACACTTTtagccatggaagtgattgtaACGCCTGAGTggaatgatttggaggggtgtcccaatatttTTGACAGTAATGTACCCGAATGTGATTGATAGTTCTTCATACTAGTTAATCTAGCATACTTCTAAAACTGTCCACCTAAAGGTTGTGGTACATGTGTCCATGTGCtgtgaaatatttaaatatttttaaagtaaacATGAATAATAACTTATCCTCCCGAGTAACATTTCGAGACACTTTCGAGAACATTTCGCTGTTCTCCTCCTGTCCGCGAGGCGGCGGTGCTGTTAGGTGACTGTGTGAGCCGCTTTCTGTTTCTCTCGAAGAAGAACATTTAGGATTTTCAAGACAGCAACCGCATCAGAGGGTCAGTTAACGTTATCCGCCTGACAGCTCTCCGAGGGCGAAGCAAAGCCAagtatttttgttgtgtttcgttttttttcttttgtgtgttttttatttgtgcATTTAATTTGTCCAGATGTCCGGTGAAGTGGAGGCGAGCACAGAGGAGCAGCAGGTTCGCTCATTCAAACACGTTTAAGAGGCCGTAGCCCATCTGACAATGCGATTGTGCTGATGCAGTAATGTCGCcttattgtttaaataataatatataaattaatctATTAGTTCTATTAAAATGAAAGCTGCTGGACCATATGCAACAACTGTTTTTAtaatcttttttatttgttgCATTATAGAAAATAGATCAATCAACTTTACTTTTTAAGGGGGCAAATATAATGTCACATGACTAATCATTGCTGTTTTTCTGTTTATGCTGCTGTTAATTCAATGTACTTTTACTGATTTGACCTGTAACTTTCATTAATCTGTTTCCTGTGGTTTATAAAATTTATTTTGAAGTGGTTTTGTTCCCACATCTAATGTAGGAGATGCAGGACACTGTTGTAAGTCCAGAAAAAGCTGAGGAGGTCAAACTGAAGGCCCGATACCCTCATCTGGGGGCTAGGCCTGGCGGGTCGGATCTGTTGCGAAAAAGACTACAAAAGGGGGTACGTGTTCATAAGAGATGGGGTCATTTCACACAATTTATATTGTCATTACTCACCCTCCTAACCTGTAAGATGTTGTTCCTAACCTGTAAGACTTCGgttcatctttagaacacaaatgaagatctttttgaagAAATCTGAGAGTCATCTGTCCCTCCACTGACAGCTATGAAACTAGCAATGAGGTTCATtgtcgtgttacgcagcacgtttgagcttctcaagaacctatgaggttcattcttgtgttacgcagcacgtttgagcttctcaagaaccaatgaggttcattctcgtgttacgcagcacgtttgagcttctcaagaaccaatgaggttcattctcgtgttacgcagcacgtttgagcttctcaagaaccaatgaggttcattctcgtgttatgcagcaagtttgagcttctgcaggaaccaatcaggaGGTCAAGCAGGTTTGGATGAGCTTGTTTGCTGATcagtatttaaatgtaaatacaattctAAATCTCTTCATCATATAATGCGATCGTGTCTCTTTGGACTTAACTGCttaatatggattagttttatatCTATGCACTTTTTgaagtggtagttgtgtagctgcctaaggagggacagaaatctctcatcTCAGATTTCGTCAAAAagatcatttgttttctgaagatgatcaaagtcttacgggtttggaacgacatgagggaggACGAAATGACaatctttgggtgaactaaccctttaaaactgtGATTAATTCAACCTATTGATTGATTGCAGACcaaaatttattatttttactaaTTCTGGTATATTTACATGGAATATTTTCATACAAAAATGTTCATGAATATGAATGGTCCCtatcaaataaaataacaataaataatggatgtttttgtttcttttgccTTGCAGCAAAAATACTTTGACTCTGGCGACTATAACATGGCCAAAGCCAAGATGAAGAACAAGCAGCTCCCGACTGCAGCGGCGGAGAAGGAAGAGATCACCGGAGACCACATTCCCACCCCTCAGGACATTCCCCAGCGGAAACAGTCTCTggtggccagcaaactcgccgTCTGATGCCCTTCCTGCTCTTTCCATCTCTGTTATGCTTCCTTATCTGTCATTGTTTTGTCTTTCTTTTGCTGTCTTTTCTTACTCTTTTTGTCTTTGGCTGTAGAAACGctctcaatataatattttgaCAATGAAATGTGCAGATTGCTGCTACCAATGCACCTGGATTTAACCGTACAGTTAAATGAATTGCATTAATGCCAAGGTTTAATCTGACCGACTTGAGTCGGATCAGCGTTATTTTAGGGTTTTACACTTTTTCCATCTTTTCAACCACTTGTTTGTGCATGTCTTGAGAAAAGACCTGGACTGATATGGACTGGACTTGAAATAATCACATCCACCTCTTCTGCCAAAACTGTGCCTGTTGGAAGAAACAAAAGGCCTCGTAGACGTTGGCTGGTTGAACTCACGCTCTTAAAGTTTTTGTTCGTTGAGATGTGCTGTTTGCCTCCTGCTTGTTGATTATGGAAATGGCCTTGACTGTGAGTTCACCCACATTGAGGAGAGTGTACTAGGTCTATGTTGTGTTGCCAGAACAACTGAAATGATTTCTCTGAGCTGTTCAAATGTTTACTATCACAACTGTGCcaattgttttgtaaataaagaaGTTTTGCACATTTGCTTTGTGACTATAATTGTTTCACGAttagtgtttttgtaatttaaacGTAGTAGTATTGCTGTTAAATTAAAGAgagttattttaaatacttagaAAAATTGAATGGAGCCAAAAGCATTGCTGTCATTTAACAATATCTTTTGGTGAAATGCactcttttttttatgtcatcCATATTCTAAGTTCATTTATAAttagcaaaaaaaataataataatttacgcCACTCTTCGTCAAGGTGGCTTTTCTATTCTTTTTTGTGACTATAATGTTACCAAAAACCAACACGATGATCAAACAGCCTCTGGCAGAGCAGAGAAGACAGATATACAAATAACCAGCTCACATTTGGAGtatgtatacttttttttatatacctaTTCGTGGGTGGGTTGCAGTAACTCACAATCGCCATAAGGTGCCACTGTTTCTACGCCTGTCATTGACACGGCGACTATTTTTTCCTCTGTGTAACAATAAgtgaaataaaactgaaaaataaagtatattttactGTGAAATAACAAAAGAAAGGGAATGGTTCGTTCCTATATCCGGCATGCTAAAAAGAAACTGGCAAGGATGATTTCCACTTAGAAATAGAACAAGTGGGAAGAATACGGCACATGAAATAGGCGTGGTTTGGAACTGCGGAAGTTTTTTGTAATTGGTgacatataaataatattttactttataccAAAATATTATACCTACTATTAAATAACATTGCGCTTTTTACAATCTACTTACATTTAATTGGCTATCGAAGTTTACCAGTGTCTTCCGTTGTCACGTGGTATCTGTTACTTTTCTCAGCGGTGTCAGGGTGgaccacaaaaaaacaaaaacgggTGTTAGTTTCCATTTGTATGCCAGATATTTGTCTTCATATTAATATGTTAACTCATTTGTGTACACACATTTTCATGGAGATAAAAACCCTGAGATTTGAATGCAGCGCAATGGAGGAATCAGCGTTTTGAGTTTTGTTTTGAGCCGCCGCGCGCCCCCTGGCGGATTACAGCGTCATTACCCACAGTAACAGCTGGTAATTATTAAACTGTGCCACTCAATGGATTTCCCCGGCGGCTGTCCTGTCACACTTCTTCCACACCACAAGCCAAGAGATTGCAGAAACTTTAGCGTTTCTCAATGTCTGTTTTCTAAATCGTAGCAGACGCAGAGAGTTGCGATGTTTCTGGAGTAACGGGAGTTCAGGCGGAGCTCAATGGCAGCGCCGGAGCTTTACTCAAAGGTATGAGAGTTTAAACCCCGCTAATTTCACAGCTGAGCAATGGAAACATTTGAAACATTGTGTGTTAAAATTAACAGTACTGTTCCTTGTGTGGGAGAACTTTAAAGTGGCTACTGAAATTTAAggatatttgttttgtttgtttaatcgTCAAACATTCATCAGTTTTATccaaaaaataaacactgaacatttaaaatatatttaattgttttaaatatgaGAGCACTGATAAAACAATCTGATGATTAATTTAGAAAaacttaactttaaaaaataaaaatacatttaaataatgaatCTAAGTTGCATCTCTAATAGGTAAAtcagtactatatatatattgtatataatacaatatttaaaatgtgaatGCATTGATAAAACATATGTATGTTTGATTAAAGTTGAAGTGATGCATCTGCTTTGAAttgctttaaataaatactgttattCAAACTGCAGTATGCTCGAGTCTGGATCCCAGACACCACAGAGGTGTGGAGATCAGCAGAGCTGACCAGAGACTACAGGCCCGGAGACACCGTCCTACATCTACAGCTGGAGGATGAGACGGTGAGAGCCTCAAACACTCGTCATGCTTTCACTAGGGTAGTCCtggactaaaatgcatgtttgagctggtTTGACTGAAAGCATCTTGCATAGACATAtctcttaaaatatgtcagtgccattgttttgtctggAGATGTAcaccagtttttttttctaaggcacattTATGAAAGCTATCCTGGCTTATTCTAAACATTGTTTGTGAAACTGGGCCTGTCTTCAAAAAGTTTTCCACATGCACCCTGTTCTGTTCATCTAATGGTAGAGGAACCCTGATTTGATCTGGGTATGATGAAGGAAAAGCATGACACAAATTGGATCAGATTAGgtggtttaaagggatagttcacccaaaaataaaaattatcccatgatttactcaccctcaagtcatcctaggtgtatatgacatccatccatccatccatccatccatccatccatccatccatccatccatccatccatccatccatccatccatccatccatccatccatccttctgaAGCTAATCAATGCTATATCAAGAtcaatatccatatttaaaattttataaaCCGTAATCTCTAACTTTCACCAACTGTTGTACACACGTTTACTAGTGATGGGGAAAACAAAAAGCTTTGAACCAATTGCATCACAAAATGATTCACTGTTTTGAAGCGTTCGAAATGCCACACACTGGTCAAAACAGTCTAAATGCAACAAAAACATGCATTAAAAACATCTTTTACAAACACATTtcagatgttttattgaaagtatAATCTGTCAGATGTAATTAACTAATCATCTAATACCATTAAATATTAAGTGTCTGtataatatgtattattttatcaattttcagtgcttgtttatttgttcttttggTGGGTCAGCTAAACAGACTATTAACTACTATTATTCCTTTTAATCATACAAATAACTCATTAAAACGTAATAATGGACGTTTCAAAACAGTTATGATGTAACAAACATATGTaattttttcttacaaaaaggCCTCGCTTCATGATTAACCtttattaacccatcggagctgtgtggagcatttttatgatggatggatgcaccttTTTGGACTTCAAAATCTCATcctccattcactgccattataaagctctgAAGAGCTGGAACATTTTTTAagtataactctgattgtattagACTGAAAgtagaatgtcatatacacctaatcTGATCACCTaggatgacatgagggtgagtaaatcatggggtaatattcattttagggtgaactatccctttaaagctttTGAGTCAGCACTGAGTCA includes the following:
- the arpp19b gene encoding cAMP-regulated phosphoprotein 19b, with protein sequence MSGEVEASTEEQQEMQDTVVSPEKAEEVKLKARYPHLGARPGGSDLLRKRLQKGQKYFDSGDYNMAKAKMKNKQLPTAAAEKEEITGDHIPTPQDIPQRKQSLVASKLAV
- the kcnj11l gene encoding potassium inwardly rectifying channel subfamily J member 11, like codes for the protein MLARKGLMPDGFLLTRLAEDATQPSRIRPKSQRARFITKSGSCNVAHKNIREQGRFLQDVFTTMVDLKWQHSLLIFTSAFLCSWMLFAMVWWLLAFAHGDLEPRDPNEPGPVPCVTSIHSFTSAFLFSIEVQVTIGFGGRMVTEECPLAIVVLIIQNILGLIINAIMLGCVFMKTAQANRRAETLIFSRNAVIAPRNGRPTFMFRVGDLRKSMIISATIQLQVIRRTVTAEGEVIPVCQLDIQVENPLRSNGIFLVSPLIISHTIDRGSPLYEVSAQSLAAEDLEIIVILEGVVETTGITMQARTSYTPEEILWGRRFVSIMTEEDGRYSVDYSKFGNTVPVRMPALSAKELDQTRGVQDSGPHEGKPQGWGLVRAGRGGYRRGGGRACDDAAAKPWYVTAEKEEEKKGQKKTVKLEEIGREIVEETIEDMSD
- the bet1l gene encoding BET1-like protein; this translates as MADSWNRGHGAVDDMLDAENKLMAENLASKVSRLKSLAYDIDKEAEEQNAYLDGMDSNFLSATGLLTGSVKRFSTMVRSGRDNRKILCYVSIGLVAIFFLLYYLVTRIQN